The following are encoded in a window of Rosa chinensis cultivar Old Blush chromosome 4, RchiOBHm-V2, whole genome shotgun sequence genomic DNA:
- the LOC112199014 gene encoding uncharacterized protein LOC112199014: protein MGVVIIDGTTVKDFVSDEVQFKKSVDERFPALDLNNDGVLSRSELRKAFESMRFIETHFGIEVATPPDQLTQLYDSIFDKFDCDQRGTVDLDEFREEMKRLCWPKKR from the coding sequence ATGGGAGTGGTGATAATTGACGGAACGACGGTGAAGGACTTCGTGAGTGACGAGGTGCAGTTCAAGAAGAGCGTGGACGAGCGTTTTCCTGCTCTGGATCTGAACAACGACGGTGTTCTGTCCCGGTCGGAGCTGCGGAAAGCATTCGAGTCGATGAGATTCATCGAGACCCACTTCGGCATAGAAGTGGCGACCCCGCCGGATCAGCTGACGCAGCTCTACGATTCCATATTCGATAAGTTCGACTGCGACCAGAGAGGAACGGTGGATCTGGACGAGTTCAGGGAGGAGATGAAGAGATTATGCTGGccaaaaaaaagatag